From one Sediminitomix flava genomic stretch:
- the purH gene encoding bifunctional phosphoribosylaminoimidazolecarboxamide formyltransferase/IMP cyclohydrolase has product MKKIESALISVFYKDRLDEIVKILDKHGVKIFSTGGTQKFIEEQGVPVTAVEDLTSYPSILGGRVKTLHPKIFGGILNRRDNETDQSQINEFEIPNIDLVIVDLYPFEETVASGAAHQDIVEKVDIGGISLIRAAAKNYKDVLIVSSREQYDEVATLLAEKECQTEMKDRLKFASKAFDISSHYDTAIFNYFNSQVEEEEQQNHYKESIRTSKTLRYGENPHQKGEFYGDLNDMFEQLHGKELSYNNLVDVDAAVALIDEFPRTEGVAFGILKHTNACGVAVADTVKDAYVTALACDNVSAFGGVLVTNEKVDAAAAEEIHKLFVEVLIAPDFDEDALEILKGKKNRILLKRKDVTLPTKQYKTLLNGVLAQDKDLKIEVEADLSVATTKAPTEAETRALLFANKICKHTKSNAIVLAVDGQLCASGVGQTSRVDALNQAIAKAKNFGFDLSKAVLASDAFFPFNDCVEIAHKEGIRAVIQPGGSVRDQDSIDFCNENDMTMVMTGVRHFKH; this is encoded by the coding sequence ATGAAAAAAATTGAGTCGGCACTAATTTCGGTGTTTTACAAAGACAGATTAGACGAGATTGTTAAGATTCTTGACAAACACGGGGTTAAGATCTTCTCAACAGGAGGTACGCAAAAGTTTATCGAAGAGCAGGGTGTTCCTGTAACTGCGGTAGAAGACCTTACTTCATACCCTTCTATTTTGGGTGGTCGTGTAAAAACACTTCATCCAAAAATCTTCGGTGGTATCCTGAACCGTAGAGACAATGAAACGGATCAATCACAAATCAACGAATTTGAGATTCCTAACATCGATCTTGTGATCGTTGACTTGTATCCATTTGAAGAGACAGTAGCTTCGGGTGCTGCTCACCAAGATATCGTTGAAAAAGTGGACATCGGAGGTATTTCTCTGATCAGAGCCGCTGCTAAAAACTACAAAGATGTATTGATCGTCTCTTCAAGAGAGCAATACGATGAAGTAGCTACACTTTTGGCTGAAAAAGAATGCCAAACTGAGATGAAAGATCGTTTGAAGTTCGCTTCTAAAGCTTTCGATATTTCTTCTCACTACGACACTGCTATCTTCAATTACTTCAACTCACAAGTAGAAGAAGAAGAGCAACAAAACCATTACAAAGAAAGTATCCGTACAAGCAAAACGCTTCGTTATGGAGAAAATCCTCACCAAAAAGGGGAATTCTATGGCGACTTGAACGATATGTTCGAGCAACTACACGGAAAAGAGCTTTCTTACAACAACTTGGTAGACGTTGACGCTGCGGTTGCATTGATCGACGAATTCCCAAGAACAGAAGGCGTTGCTTTTGGTATCTTGAAACACACAAACGCTTGTGGCGTGGCTGTAGCCGATACAGTAAAAGATGCTTACGTTACGGCTTTGGCTTGTGACAATGTTTCTGCTTTTGGTGGCGTTTTGGTGACCAACGAAAAAGTAGATGCAGCAGCAGCAGAAGAAATCCATAAGTTATTCGTGGAAGTATTGATTGCTCCAGACTTCGACGAAGATGCATTAGAAATCTTGAAAGGAAAGAAAAACCGTATCCTACTTAAGCGTAAGGATGTGACTCTTCCTACAAAACAATATAAGACTTTGTTGAACGGTGTATTGGCACAAGACAAAGACTTGAAAATTGAAGTTGAAGCTGATCTTTCAGTAGCAACGACAAAAGCACCAACTGAAGCAGAAACCAGAGCATTACTTTTTGCAAACAAAATCTGTAAGCACACCAAGTCAAACGCAATTGTATTGGCAGTTGACGGACAACTTTGTGCAAGTGGTGTAGGACAAACTTCACGTGTAGATGCCTTGAACCAAGCGATTGCAAAAGCGAAAAACTTCGGTTTTGATCTTTCTAAAGCAGTATTGGCTTCAGATGCATTCTTCCCATTCAATGACTGTGTAGAAATTGCACACAAAGAAGGTATCCGTGCGGTAATCCAACCAGGCGGATCTGTAAGAGACCAAGATTCTATCGATTTCTGTAACGAAAACGATATGACTATGGTCATGACAGGTGTTCGTCACTTCAAACACTAA
- the cdd gene encoding cytidine deaminase → MKKKIQLTTEIEVFETFSDLPLQFQNLMKAAEQISEKAYAPYSNFQVGAALQLENGEIVTGSNQENAAYPSGICAERSAIYWTGSNYPDQKITAIAVVGKPKDAQDFVATAPCGACRQAMFEYEMKQESPIPLLMIWENGEYYLFPSLGSLLPLHFDKSALTNK, encoded by the coding sequence ATGAAGAAAAAAATACAACTTACCACAGAGATTGAAGTCTTTGAAACCTTTTCGGATTTACCCCTTCAATTTCAAAACCTAATGAAAGCTGCTGAGCAAATCAGTGAAAAAGCTTATGCCCCATATTCAAACTTTCAGGTAGGAGCCGCATTACAATTGGAAAATGGAGAAATAGTTACAGGGAGTAACCAAGAAAATGCAGCCTATCCTTCTGGAATCTGCGCAGAAAGATCTGCAATTTATTGGACAGGGAGTAACTATCCCGATCAGAAGATAACAGCTATAGCAGTAGTTGGGAAGCCGAAAGATGCCCAAGATTTTGTTGCAACAGCCCCTTGTGGTGCTTGCAGACAAGCAATGTTTGAGTATGAAATGAAACAAGAAAGCCCAATCCCATTGCTTATGATATGGGAAAATGGAGAATATTATTTGTTCCCTTCATTGGGTAGTTTACTGCCTCTGCATTTTGATAAATCAGCACTTACCAATAAGTAA
- a CDS encoding DUF4249 domain-containing protein: protein MNKVLSLVCGTAFLASCMPEPLAVVDFPAPPNEIVVSSQYIPSEYVTIALTKTFDARLIGEASKDPAEIFQKYEDQIVLKDAEVILASNHAHDTLEILGSGLYAALGVMELEELETYALKIKDVNGKELYAESKVLPRVNFDKIEADLVQKNDEMNLAIEFSFDDPDQDNWYMMSIQRVSMSQSQKIEDFIMDQPFTFLFTDKDIPEDGRPMYLETFYQNYNPSDTLMISMANISQEYHEYLELRNQSQGIVNDVLIEPVNYPSNVTNGLGFFNLHLSDIALVDLATKTVFKR from the coding sequence ATGAACAAAGTACTATCGCTTGTTTGCGGAACAGCTTTTTTGGCTTCGTGTATGCCAGAACCTTTAGCCGTAGTAGACTTTCCAGCACCACCAAACGAAATAGTAGTTTCATCTCAGTATATTCCTTCAGAATATGTGACAATAGCACTCACTAAAACCTTTGATGCCAGACTCATTGGAGAAGCGTCAAAAGATCCCGCAGAGATTTTTCAGAAATATGAAGATCAGATTGTCTTAAAAGATGCCGAGGTAATTTTAGCTTCAAACCATGCACATGATACTTTAGAAATTCTGGGCAGTGGTCTTTATGCAGCATTGGGTGTTATGGAGTTGGAAGAATTAGAAACCTATGCATTAAAAATAAAAGATGTAAACGGGAAAGAGCTTTATGCCGAATCTAAGGTACTACCAAGGGTGAATTTTGATAAGATAGAAGCGGATCTTGTTCAGAAAAATGATGAAATGAATTTGGCTATCGAATTTTCATTTGACGACCCCGATCAGGATAATTGGTATATGATGAGTATTCAAAGAGTTTCAATGTCACAGAGTCAAAAAATAGAAGACTTTATCATGGATCAGCCATTCACTTTTTTATTTACAGATAAAGATATTCCAGAAGATGGTCGCCCAATGTATCTAGAAACTTTTTATCAGAACTATAATCCTTCGGATACACTAATGATTTCTATGGCCAATATAAGCCAAGAATATCATGAGTATTTGGAGTTAAGAAATCAATCTCAGGGAATTGTAAATGATGTATTGATTGAACCTGTTAATTATCCATCAAACGTGACGAATGGTTTAGGATTTTTCAATCTTCACTTATCGGATATCGCATTGGTAGATTTAGCTACGAAGACTGTATTTAAACGATAG
- a CDS encoding saccharopine dehydrogenase family protein → MKHILLIGAGRSATTLIDYLLEQAERLDWFIRLGDRDETLAQEKIKGSSRATAFGMDVKNTEQLIIEIRQADVVISMLPAFMHLQVAELCVEYRKHLVTASYVSEDMKKLNEKAEQNGVLLLNEIGLDPGIDHMSAMKLIHHIKDEGHKIEAFESFTGGLLAPESEKGNPWKYKFTWNPRNVVLAGQGGSVKFLHNGRHKYIPPYRLFRRTEILDIEGFGKFEGYANRDSLSYINIYGLQGTPTVYRGTLRRVGFCRAWHIFVMLGATDDSYVMEDIKDMTYREFINSFLPYNPNDSVELKLMQYLHIDQDSDIMEKLRWSGIFSDKRIGLESATPAQILEKILMDKWKMDSDDRDMIAMLHKLIYFDGVSYRKILSHMVIEGKDSIHTGMAQTVGLPVGVATKLILEGVIREKGVQIPVKPEIYEPVLKELEHYGIQFIEQDEICEIEAERTI, encoded by the coding sequence ATGAAACACATATTATTGATTGGCGCTGGGCGATCGGCGACCACCCTAATTGACTATTTACTAGAACAAGCTGAAAGGTTAGATTGGTTTATCCGATTGGGAGACCGTGATGAGACTTTAGCCCAAGAAAAAATAAAAGGAAGCTCAAGAGCAACCGCTTTTGGCATGGATGTGAAAAACACAGAACAACTGATTATTGAAATCAGACAAGCCGATGTTGTTATTTCTATGCTTCCTGCTTTTATGCACTTACAAGTTGCAGAGCTTTGTGTTGAATATAGAAAACACCTTGTAACGGCTTCTTATGTTTCTGAAGACATGAAGAAACTCAATGAGAAAGCGGAACAAAATGGTGTACTTCTTCTGAATGAAATTGGTCTTGACCCAGGTATTGACCATATGTCTGCGATGAAACTTATTCATCATATTAAAGATGAAGGTCATAAAATTGAAGCTTTTGAATCTTTTACTGGTGGACTTTTAGCACCAGAAAGTGAGAAAGGAAATCCGTGGAAATATAAATTTACATGGAATCCTCGAAACGTAGTCTTGGCAGGTCAAGGCGGCTCTGTGAAATTTTTACACAATGGACGTCACAAATACATTCCTCCTTATCGACTTTTCAGACGTACTGAAATCTTAGACATTGAAGGCTTCGGTAAGTTTGAAGGCTATGCCAACAGAGATTCCTTAAGTTACATTAATATTTATGGCTTACAAGGCACTCCTACGGTCTATAGAGGTACACTTCGTAGAGTAGGATTCTGTAGAGCTTGGCATATTTTCGTGATGCTTGGAGCTACCGATGATAGCTATGTGATGGAGGATATAAAAGACATGACCTATCGTGAGTTTATCAATTCTTTCCTTCCTTATAATCCGAATGATTCTGTGGAGTTGAAGCTGATGCAATACCTTCATATTGATCAAGATTCGGATATTATGGAGAAACTAAGATGGTCTGGTATTTTCTCTGATAAAAGAATTGGATTGGAGTCTGCTACTCCTGCTCAAATCTTAGAGAAAATATTGATGGATAAATGGAAAATGGATTCTGATGACCGAGATATGATCGCGATGCTACACAAGCTGATCTATTTTGATGGTGTTTCTTATCGTAAAATCCTTTCTCATATGGTCATTGAAGGAAAAGACAGCATCCATACAGGAATGGCACAAACAGTTGGATTACCTGTTGGAGTTGCTACAAAATTGATTTTAGAAGGTGTTATTCGAGAAAAAGGAGTTCAAATTCCTGTAAAACCAGAAATTTATGAACCTGTTCTCAAAGAACTCGAACATTACGGAATTCAGTTTATTGAACAAGATGAAATTTGTGAGATAGAAGCTGAAAGAACGATATAA
- a CDS encoding TonB-dependent receptor, whose amino-acid sequence MTKVYSHYIIKYSFILLFLYGINICVAQAQESKPFTFSGVIKDAQTGEVVPFASVFLEGTSIGMASDFDGKFSFHVPKGTFEVVVSVVGFATQRKKIDFQKNETWNPFLAIEENVLGEVEVTVSEWEQKIQTNEVSVIAISIEEMENIPSIAGNFDPIKVTQLLPGVGKGFEGSSDMFVRGGDADQNLVLLDNAIVYNAGHLFGFMSVFNSAVLNDVTLTTGGFNASDGGRLSSVMKVNTKDPDLQQFRMKGEIGSLASQLAIETPIVKDKLSISLAGRRTYADKVAEATGQDLPYYFYDVNGKITYKANKNNTISFSAFKGDDIMAIETGDFDSNTGLINKNDAYALNWKHTFSPKLSLSSALTSSGFSYNLRNVDQNELVNISYSIRSLGFKNTVDYYDGKNNLWKTGVDYTMHALSPYTVLSEGDVSNVVPNQRSNSKFMHEIAPFVSHERQLTDRIQATLGFRVSSAVLAESAYIGFEPRALMTLSLTDKESVKMSYSRMNQYLHRLSNSSVALPTDIWYPSNEIVKPQNSHQVTVGYHRNLPKWKSLFTLEFFYKKLNNLVEYKEGSNAQFSTEFDDILLQGEGRSLGMEVLLRKKEGKFTGWIAYTLAKSERQFSDINYGAWFPSRYDRRHNVSIVGNYILHPRWKLSGTWEYLSGARFTPIIARYLTLNPVSTVVDIVPVYSSRNGVKLADVHRLDLSVEFSSKPEKKVQWKIVAGAYNVYNRTSPVGIVLSYDRDANTYRYEQPGLFGMLPFMNVSFSL is encoded by the coding sequence ATGACCAAAGTTTACTCCCATTACATCATCAAGTATTCCTTTATATTATTATTCCTGTATGGAATCAATATCTGTGTTGCACAAGCACAAGAAAGTAAGCCTTTTACCTTTAGTGGAGTGATTAAAGATGCTCAGACTGGAGAAGTGGTGCCTTTTGCATCTGTATTTTTGGAAGGTACAAGCATCGGGATGGCATCAGATTTCGATGGTAAATTTTCCTTTCACGTTCCCAAAGGGACATTTGAGGTAGTGGTAAGTGTCGTGGGTTTTGCAACTCAACGAAAGAAGATCGATTTTCAGAAAAACGAAACTTGGAATCCTTTCCTAGCTATTGAAGAAAATGTATTGGGTGAGGTGGAAGTAACCGTCTCAGAATGGGAACAAAAGATTCAAACCAATGAGGTAAGTGTAATAGCGATTTCCATTGAGGAAATGGAAAACATTCCGTCCATAGCAGGAAACTTTGACCCCATTAAAGTTACTCAACTACTACCCGGTGTAGGAAAAGGTTTTGAAGGTTCTTCTGATATGTTTGTGAGAGGGGGAGATGCCGATCAGAACTTAGTACTATTGGATAATGCAATAGTGTATAATGCAGGTCACCTTTTTGGTTTTATGTCTGTATTTAATTCGGCAGTATTGAATGATGTGACACTTACAACTGGAGGTTTTAATGCAAGTGATGGAGGACGTCTTTCTTCAGTGATGAAAGTGAATACAAAAGACCCAGACCTTCAACAGTTCCGAATGAAAGGAGAGATAGGTTCTTTGGCTTCTCAATTAGCGATTGAAACACCAATTGTAAAAGATAAATTATCGATCTCTTTAGCAGGAAGAAGAACTTATGCCGATAAGGTTGCTGAAGCTACAGGTCAAGATTTACCTTATTATTTCTATGACGTAAATGGTAAAATAACCTACAAGGCCAATAAAAATAATACCATCTCATTTTCTGCTTTTAAAGGAGATGATATTATGGCGATAGAAACGGGAGATTTTGACTCAAATACAGGTTTGATCAATAAAAACGATGCTTATGCACTGAACTGGAAACATACCTTTTCTCCTAAGTTAAGTTTATCGTCGGCTTTAACTTCTAGTGGTTTTTCATATAACCTAAGAAACGTAGATCAAAATGAATTGGTGAATATTTCGTACAGCATTCGTTCCTTAGGTTTTAAGAATACAGTGGATTACTATGATGGGAAAAATAACCTTTGGAAGACGGGAGTAGATTACACGATGCATGCACTAAGTCCTTACACGGTTTTGTCAGAGGGAGATGTGAGTAATGTAGTACCTAATCAGCGTAGTAATTCCAAGTTTATGCATGAAATCGCACCTTTTGTCTCGCACGAAAGACAACTGACAGATAGAATACAAGCGACTTTGGGTTTTAGGGTTTCTTCTGCTGTACTTGCTGAAAGTGCATATATAGGCTTTGAACCAAGAGCATTGATGACACTATCTTTGACAGATAAAGAGTCTGTGAAAATGAGTTATTCGAGAATGAATCAGTATTTACATCGCCTGTCAAATTCTTCAGTAGCTCTGCCTACTGATATTTGGTACCCGAGTAACGAGATTGTAAAACCTCAGAATTCTCACCAAGTCACAGTTGGCTATCATAGAAATCTACCCAAATGGAAAAGCTTATTTACCTTAGAATTTTTCTATAAGAAGTTGAACAATCTAGTAGAGTATAAAGAAGGTAGTAATGCCCAATTTTCTACGGAGTTTGATGACATCTTATTACAAGGAGAAGGCCGTTCGTTAGGTATGGAAGTTCTTCTCCGTAAAAAAGAAGGGAAGTTCACAGGTTGGATAGCTTACACATTGGCTAAGTCTGAACGACAATTTAGTGATATCAATTATGGCGCTTGGTTTCCATCAAGATATGACCGTAGACATAATGTCTCTATTGTTGGAAATTACATTTTACACCCTCGTTGGAAATTATCGGGCACATGGGAATACTTATCAGGAGCCCGATTTACACCAATCATTGCTAGGTATTTGACCTTGAACCCAGTTTCAACTGTCGTTGATATTGTACCTGTTTACTCTTCAAGAAATGGTGTGAAGTTGGCGGATGTACATCGTTTAGATTTGAGTGTAGAGTTTAGTAGTAAACCTGAAAAAAAGGTACAATGGAAAATTGTTGCGGGGGCATACAATGTTTACAATAGAACATCTCCTGTAGGAATCGTCTTGAGCTATGACCGAGATGCAAACACCTACAGATATGAACAACCCGGATTATTTGGTATGTTACCGTTTATGAATGTGAGTTTTTCATTATAA
- a CDS encoding peptidyl-prolyl cis-trans isomerase encodes MQKFWKEPLLHFALIGGLIFLVYQSIGLETDQAEDEIHVDSSDLKEMIAKWEMQWKRKPTSSEFQKLIDQFLQQEVFYREALKINLDHNDEIIRRRLAQKMQFLSNDFARMTEPTESELESYFKTHLEEYRLPAKYSLYQLTFTGDHRENPIKDAKELLSDLENLPFDEVEGKGDQLSFPFYYEKVSTYHLGRQLGEQFVRSIESVETEKWIGPVTSGLGMHLVFIKEKVEAPIPSLNQVKDDVLRDWRYEREKESAEEIYHLLKEQYKITVDELPEENFLSEDYSLKSVR; translated from the coding sequence ATGCAGAAATTTTGGAAAGAACCGCTATTGCATTTTGCACTAATAGGAGGTCTTATTTTTTTAGTTTACCAAAGTATAGGTCTTGAAACTGATCAAGCAGAGGACGAAATACATGTAGATAGTAGCGACCTCAAAGAGATGATTGCTAAGTGGGAAATGCAATGGAAACGTAAACCAACGAGTAGCGAGTTTCAAAAACTCATAGATCAATTTCTTCAACAAGAGGTTTTTTATCGAGAAGCCTTGAAGATAAATTTAGATCATAATGATGAGATTATCAGAAGACGATTAGCACAAAAAATGCAGTTCTTATCCAATGATTTTGCGCGAATGACGGAGCCTACCGAATCAGAATTAGAGTCATACTTTAAAACTCATTTAGAAGAGTATAGATTACCTGCAAAATATAGCCTTTACCAATTAACCTTCACGGGAGATCATAGAGAGAACCCAATTAAAGATGCTAAAGAATTATTATCTGATTTAGAGAATCTACCCTTTGATGAAGTGGAAGGAAAAGGCGATCAGCTTTCATTTCCTTTTTATTATGAGAAGGTTTCTACATACCATCTTGGCAGACAATTAGGGGAACAGTTTGTAAGGTCTATTGAGTCAGTAGAAACTGAAAAATGGATAGGCCCAGTTACTTCAGGGTTGGGGATGCATTTGGTATTTATCAAAGAAAAAGTCGAAGCTCCAATTCCATCACTAAACCAAGTAAAAGATGATGTTTTGAGAGATTGGAGATATGAAAGGGAAAAGGAAAGTGCTGAAGAAATCTACCATTTATTGAAAGAGCAATACAAGATTACAGTAGATGAACTGCCTGAAGAAAATTTCCTCTCGGAAGATTATAGTTTGAAATCAGTAAGGTGA